Genomic DNA from Flavobacterium sp. N502540:
GTTTTCGCGTTCTTAACATTCTGATCTGTCAATGCCAGAGCCAGAACTTCGCTCATTTCTTTCACATAATGAAAAGTAAGTCCTTCTAAATATTCGGCTTTAATTTCATCAATGTCACTTTTATTTTCATGACATAAAATGATCTCTTTAATATTGGCTCTTTTTGCTGCCAGGATTTTTTCTTTAATTCCGCCCACCGGTAAAACTTTACCACGAAGCGTAATTTCTCCTGTCATTGCTAAACTTTTCTTTACTTTCTTTTGTGTAAGTAATGAAACTAAAGACGTTAACATGGCTATTCCTGCACTTGGACCGTCTTTTGGTGTTGCGCCTTCCGGTACGTGTAAATGGATATTGTACTTTTGAAACAATTCAACATTCAAACCTAATTTTTTAGCATTGGCTTTGATGTACTCTAAAGCAATTGTAGCCGATTCTTTCATTACATTACCAAGGTTTCCGGTAATGGTCAAAGCTCCTTTTCCTTCCGAAATCAAAGATTCGATAAACAAAATATCTCCACCCACACTCGTCCAGGCTAAACCTGTAACTACTCCTGCAATATCGTTGTTTTCATATTTATCACGTTCCAATCTTGGTACTCCCAAAACAGTCACGATATCTTCGTCGGTTACTTTTTTATTGTACTCTTCTTCCATCGCAACCGCTTTTGCTGCATTACGAATGACCTGAGCAATTTTAGTTTCAAGATTACGAACTCCGGATTCACGTGTGTATCCTTCTACGATTTTTTCCAGTTGTTTTTTACCAATGGTCAAATCTTTAACTGTCAATCCGTGTGCTTCTAATTGTTTCGGGAAAAGGTGTCTTTTGGCAATTTCAACTTTTTCTTCGATGGTGTAACCGGACATTTTGATTACTTCCATTCTGTCGCGTAATGCCGGCTGAATGGCTGACATATTGTTTGAAGTTGCGATAAACATTACTTTAGACAAATCGTACCCCATTTCAAGGAAGTTGTCGTAAAAAGCATTGTTTTGCTCCGGATCTAATACTTCTAATAAGGCTGAAGACGGATCGCCACTGTTACCGCTTGACAATTTATCAATCTCATCCAGTATAAAAACAGGATTTGAGGTTCCGGCTTTTTTCAAACTCTGAATGATTCGTCCCGGCATAGCACCGATATAAGTCTTTCTGTGTCCGCGAATTTCAGCTTCATCACGCAAACCACCTAAAGAAATACGCACATACTCACGCCCTAATGCTTCAGCAACCGAACGACCGATAGAGGTTTTACCTACTCCCGGAGGCCCTGTCAAACATATAATTGGCGATCTCATATCGTTACGAAGTTTCAATACTGCCAAATGTTCGATCATTCTTTTCTTTACTTCTTCAAGTCCGAAATGATCTTTATCTAATACTTTTTGTGCATGTTTTAAATCGAATTTATCTTTAGAATATTCCCCCCAAGGTAATTCTAAAAACAATTCCAGGTAGTTACGCTGAATTCCAAAATCAGGGGATTGCGGGTTCATTCTACGCATTTTAGACAATTCTTTTTCGAAATGTTTCTGCGTTTTCTCGTCCCACTTTTTGGTTTTGGCCTTCAATCCCATTTCATCCATTTCTTCTTCCTGCGAAACGCCTCCCAATTCTTCCTGAATGGTCTTCATTTGCTGGTGAAGGAAATATTCACGCTGCTGCTGGTCTAAATCAAAACGAACTTTTGACTGAATGTCGTTCTTCAATTCTAATTTTTGCAGTTCCACATTCATGTAACGCAAAGTTTCAAGTGCCCGTTCTTTTAATCCGTTTATTGATAACAAACCTTGTTTTTCTTTTACGGATAAATTCATATTGGAAGAAACAAAATTGATTAAAAACGACTGGCTTTCAATGTTTTTAATCGCAAAAGTAGCTTCTGACGGAATGTTTGGACTTTCTTTTATAATTTGGATCGCCAGTTCTTTTACTGAATCTAAAATTGCGGTAAACTCGGTATCATCTTCTGCCGGACGTTCTTCTGAAACTTCTTTGATCGTGGCAGTGATATAAGGCTCTTCTGAAACTACTTCATCAATTTCGAAACGTTTTTTACCTTGTAGAATTACGGTTACGTTTCCGTCAGGCATTTTTAAAACGCGAAGAATTCTGGCTACGGTTCCAATTTTATGAATATCATCTTTTGACGGGTCTTCGTCTTCTTCATTAATCTGAGAAACCACACCAATAATTTTTCCGCCGGCATTGGCATCATTAATTAATTTGATTGATTTATCTCTTCCTGCCGAAATCGGAATAACAACTCCCGGAAATAAAACGGTATTACGCAACGGTAAAATAGGCAACGAGAGCGGAAGCTCTTCGTTATTCATTTCCTCTTCGTCTTCCGGAGTTAATAATGGAATCAAATCTGCTTCTGAGTCAAATTCCTGAAGTGACAGATTGTCAATTGTGAGTATTTTATGGTTTGACATAATAGTATATAAGTCGTTTTGTCATTAAATATTTCATACTAACCGCAAATATAACTTTACAGGCGGTAGTTTTAGTTAAATCTGTGCAAAGTATTTCATTTACAAGATTAGCGGTAAAAATAGACAATCATTGTGCCAAAAGCAAAAAAGAAAGTTTTGAAATTGTATGATAGAAGTTAAATAACCTATGAAAGACAATTATTTTAAAAAAAAATAAAATTAATTTTATCAAAACTGTAACAAACCCAAAAAAGCAAAGTCATTATTAAAAACTAGCAACAATTACTTGAGTATAACTAACCAGAATATCGAAGAATTAATCACGCTTTGTAAGGAGAACAACCAAAAAGCGCAATTCGAAGTTTACAATCGTTATTGTAAAGCGATGTACAATGTGGCATTCCGCATTGTGAAAGATGAACATTTTGCACAGGACGTCATGCAGGAAGGTTTTCTGAAAGCTTTTACAAAAATCAATGATTACAAACAAGAAGTAGCGTTTGGTGCGTGGTTAAAAAGAATAATCATCAATTACAGTATTGATTTTTATAAAAAGAATAATGCTTTTCAGGCAGAAGATTTGACTAAAACCCTTTATAAAATAGAGGAAAATGACAGTGTATTAAGTGACAGCATTGACCTGAATTCACTTAAAGTAAAACAAGTCTTAGATACGATTTCTAACCTGAAAGACAATTATCGTATGGTTTTAACCCTTTTTTATATTGAGGGTTACGATCAGGAGGAAATTAGTGAAATATTAAACATCAGTTATGCTAATTGCCGGACGACGCTAAGCAGAGCAAAAGAAAGTTTACGAAAAAAATTAGAGGAGATATGAAAAAGGAAAATGACGATTTAGATCAATTATTCAAAAAGTTTGAGAACCAATGGGATGTAGCCGAATTAACTTCCGGCCATCAACTTGATTTCTTAAATAAATTAAACAAAAAACAGCCTAAGAAGAAAAATCATGCGGTTTGGGCCATTGCTGCTTCAATTGTGGTATTGTTGGGGGTATCTATATTCTACAACAGTTACCAGGAGCCTAAACCCTACAAGTTTGCTTCGAAGGAAGCCAAAAGAACCGATTCGATATTCAGTATTTTAATCGATAATGAGCTAGTAAAATTAAAAGAAAAAAGTTCTCCTCAGAATGAACAGATTATTAACGATGCCTTAAAACAAATGAAGGTGTTTGATGCCGATTATGCAAAAATCATGAAAGAATTGCAGAAAAACGGTGAAAACAAACAAATTATTTATGCCATGATCAGTAACCTGGAAACACGTATTTCCTTTTTACAAACGGTATTGAAACGCATTGAAGAAAATGAAAATTTTAAAACTAACACTACACATGAAAAGACATTATAAAATACTCATCCTATTGCTTTTGCTTCCTTTTTTAGGATTCTCAAACGATGATAATAGTTACATCACTAAGCAAAAGAACATTAAAAAGACCTATATCGTAAATTCGAACGCTGGTATTGATATTGACAACAAATATGGAGACATCACGGTCAGTACCTGGAATGAAGATAAAATCGACATTGACATTACTATTAAGGCAACCAGTAAAAATGAAAGTTGGGCAAACCAAAGAATAAACAGTATTGATGTTGACA
This window encodes:
- a CDS encoding anti-sigma factor, with the translated sequence MKKENDDLDQLFKKFENQWDVAELTSGHQLDFLNKLNKKQPKKKNHAVWAIAASIVVLLGVSIFYNSYQEPKPYKFASKEAKRTDSIFSILIDNELVKLKEKSSPQNEQIINDALKQMKVFDADYAKIMKELQKNGENKQIIYAMISNLETRISFLQTVLKRIEENENFKTNTTHEKTL
- the lon gene encoding endopeptidase La, with translation MSNHKILTIDNLSLQEFDSEADLIPLLTPEDEEEMNNEELPLSLPILPLRNTVLFPGVVIPISAGRDKSIKLINDANAGGKIIGVVSQINEEDEDPSKDDIHKIGTVARILRVLKMPDGNVTVILQGKKRFEIDEVVSEEPYITATIKEVSEERPAEDDTEFTAILDSVKELAIQIIKESPNIPSEATFAIKNIESQSFLINFVSSNMNLSVKEKQGLLSINGLKERALETLRYMNVELQKLELKNDIQSKVRFDLDQQQREYFLHQQMKTIQEELGGVSQEEEMDEMGLKAKTKKWDEKTQKHFEKELSKMRRMNPQSPDFGIQRNYLELFLELPWGEYSKDKFDLKHAQKVLDKDHFGLEEVKKRMIEHLAVLKLRNDMRSPIICLTGPPGVGKTSIGRSVAEALGREYVRISLGGLRDEAEIRGHRKTYIGAMPGRIIQSLKKAGTSNPVFILDEIDKLSSGNSGDPSSALLEVLDPEQNNAFYDNFLEMGYDLSKVMFIATSNNMSAIQPALRDRMEVIKMSGYTIEEKVEIAKRHLFPKQLEAHGLTVKDLTIGKKQLEKIVEGYTRESGVRNLETKIAQVIRNAAKAVAMEEEYNKKVTDEDIVTVLGVPRLERDKYENNDIAGVVTGLAWTSVGGDILFIESLISEGKGALTITGNLGNVMKESATIALEYIKANAKKLGLNVELFQKYNIHLHVPEGATPKDGPSAGIAMLTSLVSLLTQKKVKKSLAMTGEITLRGKVLPVGGIKEKILAAKRANIKEIILCHENKSDIDEIKAEYLEGLTFHYVKEMSEVLALALTDQNVKNAKTLK
- a CDS encoding RNA polymerase sigma factor, with the translated sequence MSITNQNIEELITLCKENNQKAQFEVYNRYCKAMYNVAFRIVKDEHFAQDVMQEGFLKAFTKINDYKQEVAFGAWLKRIIINYSIDFYKKNNAFQAEDLTKTLYKIEENDSVLSDSIDLNSLKVKQVLDTISNLKDNYRMVLTLFYIEGYDQEEISEILNISYANCRTTLSRAKESLRKKLEEI